Proteins found in one Bacteroidota bacterium genomic segment:
- a CDS encoding T9SS type A sorting domain-containing protein — protein sequence MKRSILNFALSSLLFLAATVQAQTYTHPTTGVQSTYNGACLVSTCSGTYYDNGGAGGNYAANVNNIYRTFCPNTAGRCLRATFTSFSMNDTYFLCFGPNSCCDYLQVLNGPAQNSPALYNNCTASPGTITSTDPSGCLTFRFVSDGSVQLAGWAATLSCVVCGGGPPGNNNSDCAFATPVCNNLVINDASSGPGIVAEGCSGCNTSEVYTNWYRIQIQTSGTLAFTIDPNQNSDDFDPVVYGPNVTCGALGSPIRCSYAASAGNGNTGLGNGAGDASEDVAGDQWVSTLNVTAGQIYYVLINGWSASSGSNGFALNWTGTASLNCSILPVELLDFAGNYESGMVDLNWSVAGEFGLKNYVLERKSTGKDWIDLAGYAANGNQSTYLFTDARPMPGPNQYRLRMIEQDGNIQYSHEVEVMVPETQRFTVWPNPATDELNVEVYDENGLVGDLVVVDELGQEVMRRHVQSASNLPVYEKLGLGELPAGIYFLRFGNQVKSFMKQ from the coding sequence GAAGTATCCTCAATTTCGCACTGTCAAGCTTGCTTTTCCTCGCTGCCACCGTGCAGGCGCAAACCTATACGCACCCCACAACGGGCGTACAGAGCACCTACAATGGTGCCTGTTTGGTATCGACTTGCTCGGGAACCTACTACGACAACGGCGGTGCCGGTGGCAACTACGCCGCCAACGTCAACAATATCTACCGCACGTTTTGCCCCAACACAGCCGGCAGGTGCTTGCGTGCAACGTTCACGAGCTTCTCGATGAACGACACGTATTTCCTCTGTTTTGGCCCCAACAGCTGCTGCGATTACCTTCAAGTACTCAATGGTCCGGCCCAAAACAGCCCTGCCCTGTACAACAACTGCACCGCAAGCCCCGGCACGATCACATCGACCGATCCCAGCGGATGTTTGACATTCCGCTTTGTTTCCGATGGGTCGGTGCAATTGGCAGGTTGGGCAGCAACGCTTTCCTGTGTCGTCTGCGGTGGTGGCCCTCCCGGAAACAACAATTCGGATTGCGCCTTTGCGACACCCGTTTGCAACAACCTCGTCATCAACGACGCATCATCCGGGCCAGGAATTGTGGCCGAAGGCTGCTCGGGATGCAATACCAGCGAAGTGTACACGAATTGGTACCGCATTCAAATCCAAACGAGCGGCACCTTGGCCTTCACCATCGATCCCAACCAGAACTCAGACGACTTTGATCCAGTGGTTTACGGGCCCAATGTCACTTGCGGCGCGCTTGGCTCACCGATTCGTTGCTCCTATGCCGCCTCCGCTGGCAATGGCAATACCGGGTTGGGAAATGGCGCCGGAGATGCCTCTGAAGATGTCGCAGGCGATCAATGGGTTTCCACGCTCAATGTCACCGCCGGCCAAATCTATTATGTGCTCATCAACGGATGGTCGGCTTCCTCGGGCAGCAATGGTTTTGCCTTGAATTGGACCGGAACCGCAAGTTTGAACTGCAGCATCCTCCCTGTCGAATTGCTCGATTTTGCAGGGAACTACGAAAGCGGCATGGTGGATTTGAATTGGAGCGTCGCGGGCGAATTCGGATTGAAGAACTACGTCCTTGAGCGTAAATCGACGGGGAAGGACTGGATCGACTTGGCGGGTTATGCTGCCAATGGCAACCAAAGCACCTACCTTTTCACCGATGCCCGCCCGATGCCCGGCCCCAACCAATACCGCCTGCGCATGATCGAGCAAGACGGCAACATCCAATACAGCCACGAAGTGGAGGTGATGGTCCCCGAAACCCAGCGGTTCACCGTCTGGCCAAATCCTGCCACTGATGAGCTCAATGTCGAGGTTTACGACGAAAATGGCCTCGTTGGGGACCTCGTAGTCGTGGACGAATTGGGACAGGAAGTGATGCGCCGCCATGTACAGTCGGCGAGCAATCTGCCTGTGTATGAGAAATTGGGTTTGGGCGAATTGCCGGCAGGTATCTATTTCTTGCGCTTTGGCAACCAAGTGAAGAGCTTTATGAAGCAA